In one Brevibacterium sp. CBA3109 genomic region, the following are encoded:
- the hisI gene encoding phosphoribosyl-AMP cyclohydrolase, whose translation MSTHDSAAEVDANPKNWRELITVNADGLIPVIVQEVTTREVLMMAWMDTEAIERTLSSGAAVYWSRSRQEYWVKGETSGHTQKVASLSLDCDCDALLMEVEQTGPACHTLTPTCFTGRTISAN comes from the coding sequence ATGAGCACACACGATTCTGCTGCCGAAGTCGATGCGAATCCGAAGAACTGGCGCGAACTGATCACGGTCAACGCCGACGGGCTCATTCCCGTCATCGTCCAGGAGGTCACGACCCGTGAGGTCCTCATGATGGCCTGGATGGACACCGAAGCCATCGAGCGCACCCTGAGCAGCGGCGCCGCAGTCTACTGGTCGCGGTCCCGGCAGGAATACTGGGTCAAAGGCGAGACCTCGGGTCACACTCAGAAGGTGGCCTCCCTGAGCCTCGACTGCGATTGCGACGCTCTGCTCATGGAGGTTGAACAGACCGGGCCGGCCTGCCACACCCTGACCCCGACGTGCTTCACCGGAAGGACCATCAGTGCCAACTGA
- the hisF gene encoding imidazole glycerol phosphate synthase subunit HisF, whose protein sequence is MVAIRVIPCLDVDEGRVVKGVKFADLKDAGDPVELARRYGESGADELTFLDVTASSGDRETVHDIVRASAEEVFIPLTVGGGIRSVTDVDRLLRDGADKVGVNTSAVARPQLISDIAHHFGNQVLVLSLDARRAQGTQTRSGFEVTTRGGREGTGRCAIDWITEAAERGVGEILLNSIDADGTRDGFDLELIAAARAAVDVPLIASGGAGRVEHFAPAVAAGADALLAASVFHFGTLSIVEVKDALRREGIEVR, encoded by the coding sequence ATGGTTGCCATCAGAGTCATTCCGTGTCTGGACGTCGACGAAGGCCGTGTCGTCAAGGGCGTGAAGTTCGCTGATCTCAAGGACGCCGGCGATCCGGTCGAACTGGCCAGACGCTATGGGGAATCCGGGGCGGACGAACTGACGTTCCTCGATGTCACTGCCAGCAGCGGTGATCGGGAGACCGTTCACGACATCGTCCGCGCCTCTGCCGAAGAGGTCTTCATTCCTCTGACCGTCGGCGGCGGCATCCGCAGCGTCACCGACGTCGACCGGCTCCTGCGCGATGGGGCCGACAAAGTCGGCGTCAACACCTCCGCAGTCGCACGCCCCCAGCTGATCAGCGACATCGCCCATCACTTCGGCAATCAGGTCCTCGTCCTGTCCCTCGACGCCAGGCGTGCGCAGGGGACGCAGACGCGGTCTGGCTTCGAAGTCACCACACGCGGCGGTCGTGAGGGAACCGGTCGCTGCGCGATCGATTGGATCACCGAGGCGGCCGAGCGTGGCGTCGGCGAGATCCTGCTCAACTCCATCGACGCAGACGGCACTCGCGACGGGTTCGATCTCGAACTCATCGCCGCGGCTCGGGCAGCCGTCGACGTCCCTCTGATCGCATCCGGGGGAGCCGGACGGGTGGAACACTTCGCACCGGCCGTGGCTGCCGGAGCGGACGCGCTGCTGGCTGCGAGTGTCTTCCACTTCGGGACGCTGAGCATCGTCGAAGTCAAGGACGCACTGCGAAGGGAAGGGATCGAAGTCCGATGA
- a CDS encoding carboxyl transferase domain-containing protein has protein sequence MARLNAHELLDIVVDDGSFVSWDTAPILPAGGVSEDYAAELAAAREKSGVDESIITGEGMIEGRRVAIVAGEFRFLAGSIGVAAAQRLVDAIERATLEGLPLLAGPASGGTRMQEGTIAFLSMVKITNAVVAHRRAGLPYLVYLRHPTTGGVFASWGSMGHVTVAEPGSLIGFLGPRVFEAIYAEKFPENVQTGENLHKHGIIDAVIGPERIPATVARVLDVLMGAKEVPPRVADPDTRPEIVDPNSGAWEAITRSRNPDRPGVRDLLRTAANTVLPLNGTGEGEKDPGLLLALAKFGSAPCIVLGQDRFRQDSRAPLGPAALREARRGMRLAAELDLPLVTVIDTPGAALSKSAEEGGIAGEIARSLADLANLDAPSVSLILGEGSGGGALALIPADRVLSAENGWLSPLPPEGASAIVHRTTDRAPEMAQSQGVHAPMLKATGVVDRIIAEHPDASEEPLDFVSRVGATLEYELIELMREPSARRLARRMERYRTLGI, from the coding sequence GTGGCACGGTTGAATGCACATGAACTTCTCGACATAGTCGTCGATGACGGATCCTTCGTGTCCTGGGACACAGCTCCGATCCTGCCCGCTGGGGGCGTCTCCGAAGATTACGCGGCCGAACTTGCCGCCGCCCGGGAGAAGTCGGGAGTCGATGAGTCCATCATCACCGGAGAGGGCATGATCGAGGGCCGTCGCGTCGCCATCGTCGCCGGGGAATTCCGATTCCTCGCCGGTTCGATCGGCGTTGCAGCGGCGCAGCGACTCGTTGATGCAATCGAACGTGCCACGCTCGAAGGACTGCCGCTGCTGGCCGGCCCGGCCTCGGGCGGAACCAGGATGCAGGAAGGCACGATCGCCTTCCTGTCGATGGTCAAGATCACCAATGCCGTCGTGGCCCATCGACGGGCGGGCCTGCCCTACCTCGTGTACCTGCGGCATCCCACCACCGGCGGCGTCTTCGCCTCCTGGGGGTCGATGGGCCACGTCACCGTTGCCGAGCCGGGATCACTCATCGGCTTCCTCGGTCCGCGTGTCTTCGAAGCCATCTACGCAGAGAAGTTCCCGGAGAACGTGCAGACAGGTGAGAACCTGCACAAGCACGGCATCATCGACGCAGTGATCGGTCCCGAGCGAATCCCGGCCACCGTTGCACGAGTCCTCGACGTCCTCATGGGAGCCAAAGAGGTCCCTCCCCGCGTGGCCGATCCCGACACTCGTCCGGAGATCGTCGACCCGAACTCTGGTGCATGGGAGGCGATCACGCGTTCCCGCAACCCTGATCGTCCCGGGGTTCGCGACCTGCTGCGTACCGCGGCCAACACCGTGCTTCCCCTCAACGGCACAGGGGAGGGTGAGAAGGACCCTGGGCTCCTGTTGGCATTGGCAAAATTCGGCTCCGCCCCGTGCATCGTGCTGGGTCAGGATCGTTTCCGCCAAGATTCCCGGGCACCGCTCGGGCCTGCGGCACTGCGAGAGGCCAGGCGCGGCATGCGGCTGGCGGCCGAACTCGATCTGCCACTCGTGACCGTCATCGACACCCCTGGTGCTGCGTTGTCGAAATCTGCGGAAGAGGGTGGAATCGCCGGAGAGATCGCCCGCAGCCTCGCCGACCTCGCCAACCTCGACGCGCCCTCGGTGTCCCTCATCCTGGGTGAGGGTTCCGGCGGGGGTGCCCTCGCGCTGATCCCGGCGGATCGAGTGCTCAGCGCCGAGAACGGGTGGCTATCGCCCCTGCCTCCGGAAGGTGCTTCGGCGATCGTGCATCGGACGACCGACCGCGCACCGGAGATGGCCCAGAGCCAAGGCGTGCATGCACCCATGCTCAAGGCGACGGGAGTCGTCGACCGCATCATCGCCGAACATCCGGATGCGAGTGAAGAGCCATTGGACTTCGTGTCCCGGGTTGGTGCGACACTGGAGTACGAACTCATCGAGCTCATGCGCGAGCCCTCTGCCCGGCGCCTGGCGCGCCGGATGGAACGGTATCGCACACTTGGAATCTGA